One window from the genome of Saimiri boliviensis isolate mSaiBol1 chromosome 2, mSaiBol1.pri, whole genome shotgun sequence encodes:
- the PCLAF gene encoding PCNA-associated factor isoform X1, producing the protein MVRTKADSVPGTYRKVVAARAPRKVLGSSTSATNSTSVSSRKAENKYAGGNPVCVRPTPKWQKGIGEFFRRSSKDSEKENRIPEEAGSSGLGKTKRKACPLQPDHTDDEKE; encoded by the exons ATGGTGCGGACTAAAGCAGACAGTGTTCCAGGCACCTACAGAAAAG TGGTGGCTGCTCGAGCTCCCAGGAAGGTGCTTGGTTCTTCCACTTCTGCCACTAATTCGACATCAGTTTCATCGAGGAAAG CTGAAAATAAATATGCAGGAGGGAATCCCGTTTGTGTGCGCCCAACTCCCAAGTGGCAGAAAGGAATTGGAGAATTCTTTAGGAGGTCCTCTAAAGATTCTGAAAAAGAGAATCGTATTCCTGAAGAGGCAGGAAGCAGTGGCTtaggaaaaacaaagagaaa AGCATGTCCTTTGCAACCTGATCACACAGATGATGAAAAAGAATAG
- the PCLAF gene encoding PCNA-associated factor isoform X2, protein MVRTKADSVPGTYRKVVAARAPRKVLGSSTSATNSTSVSSRKEHVLCNLITQMMKKNRTFSFIFD, encoded by the exons ATGGTGCGGACTAAAGCAGACAGTGTTCCAGGCACCTACAGAAAAG TGGTGGCTGCTCGAGCTCCCAGGAAGGTGCTTGGTTCTTCCACTTCTGCCACTAATTCGACATCAGTTTCATCGAGGAAAG AGCATGTCCTTTGCAACCTGATCACACAGATGATGAAAAAGAATAGAACTTTCTCATTCATCTTTGATTAA